Proteins from a genomic interval of Archangium lipolyticum:
- a CDS encoding sulfate ABC transporter substrate-binding protein has protein sequence MKPQSLHKLTAALLCLLLSAVPALGGCSKPGAGQGEPITLLNVSYDPTRELYTDVNAAFAKQWEAKHGTKLVIKQSHGGSGKQARAVIDGLDADVVTLALAYDVDMIHDKGQLVPEGWQSRLPNNSSPYTSTIVFVVRKGNAKGIRDWEDLLRPDVAVITPNPKTSGGARWNYLAAWGYALRKNNGDEAKAQEFVSNLFKNVPVLDSGARGATTTFAERGIGDVLIAWENEALLLTDEVGKDKFEIIVPSVSILAEPPVALVDRNVDRKGTRAAAEAYLQFLYSEEGQELAAKHHFRPRSQAAAAKYASHFPTVSLFTIDEVFGGWKQAQKKHFDDGGAFDRLYVPKAQ, from the coding sequence CCCTCCACAAGCTCACCGCCGCCCTGCTCTGCCTGCTGCTGTCCGCCGTGCCCGCGCTGGGGGGTTGCTCCAAGCCGGGCGCCGGGCAGGGAGAGCCCATCACCCTGCTCAACGTGTCGTATGACCCGACGCGCGAGCTCTACACCGACGTCAACGCCGCCTTCGCGAAGCAGTGGGAGGCGAAGCACGGGACGAAGCTCGTCATCAAGCAGTCCCACGGCGGCTCGGGCAAGCAGGCGCGCGCCGTCATCGACGGCCTGGACGCGGACGTCGTCACGCTGGCGCTCGCGTACGACGTGGACATGATCCACGACAAGGGCCAGCTCGTCCCCGAGGGCTGGCAGTCGCGGCTGCCGAACAACAGCTCTCCGTACACGTCCACCATCGTCTTCGTGGTGCGCAAGGGCAACGCCAAGGGCATCCGCGACTGGGAGGACCTGCTGCGCCCGGACGTGGCCGTCATCACCCCCAACCCCAAGACGTCGGGTGGCGCGCGGTGGAACTACCTGGCCGCCTGGGGCTACGCGCTGCGCAAGAACAACGGAGACGAGGCGAAGGCGCAGGAGTTCGTCTCCAACCTCTTCAAGAACGTGCCCGTGCTGGACTCGGGCGCGCGTGGCGCCACCACCACCTTCGCCGAGCGCGGCATCGGTGACGTGCTCATCGCCTGGGAGAACGAGGCCCTCCTGCTCACCGACGAGGTGGGCAAGGACAAGTTCGAGATCATCGTCCCCTCGGTGAGCATCCTCGCCGAGCCGCCCGTGGCGCTCGTGGACCGGAACGTGGACCGCAAGGGCACCCGGGCCGCGGCCGAGGCCTACCTCCAGTTCCTCTACTCCGAGGAGGGCCAGGAGCTGGCCGCGAAGCACCACTTCCGGCCCCGCTCCCAGGCGGCCGCCGCGAAGTACGCCAGCCACTTCCCCACGGTGAGCCTCTTCACCATCGACGAGGTCTTCGGTGGCTGGAAGCAGGCGCAGAAGAAGCACTTCGATGATGGCGGCGCCTTCGACCGTCTCTACGTCCCCAAGGCGCAGTAG
- the cysT gene encoding sulfate ABC transporter permease subunit CysT: MQHSARRRVLPGFGLTMGLSWLYLGLIVLLPLSGLFLKTFTLSWAQFWDTVASPRVLAAYRLSFGAALLAALVNVVFGLLVAWVLVRYRFPGKALVDALVDLPFALPTAVAGLTLTTLYSHNGWYGQYLEALGVKVAFTPLGIVVALTFIGLPFVVRTVQPVLEDIDADVEEAAATLGASPWRTFTHVLLPGVLPALLSGFTLAFARAIGEYGSVVFISGNMPMRTEIAPLLIITRLEQYDYAGATAIAGVMLAVSFALLLAANLIQRWTNRRLEARTG, from the coding sequence ATGCAGCACAGTGCGAGACGCCGTGTCCTTCCGGGCTTCGGGCTGACCATGGGGTTGAGCTGGTTGTACCTCGGCCTCATCGTCCTCCTGCCGCTGTCCGGCCTCTTCCTCAAGACGTTCACCCTCTCATGGGCGCAGTTCTGGGACACCGTGGCCTCGCCGCGCGTGCTCGCCGCGTACCGGCTCAGCTTCGGCGCCGCCCTGCTCGCCGCGCTGGTCAACGTCGTCTTCGGCCTGCTCGTGGCCTGGGTGCTGGTGCGCTACCGCTTCCCGGGCAAGGCCCTGGTGGACGCGCTGGTGGACCTGCCCTTCGCCCTGCCCACCGCCGTGGCCGGGCTGACGCTCACCACCCTCTACTCCCACAACGGCTGGTACGGACAGTACCTGGAGGCGCTCGGCGTCAAGGTGGCCTTCACGCCCCTGGGCATCGTCGTGGCGCTCACCTTCATCGGGTTGCCCTTCGTGGTGCGCACCGTCCAGCCCGTGCTCGAGGACATCGACGCCGACGTGGAGGAGGCCGCCGCCACGCTCGGCGCCTCGCCCTGGAGGACCTTCACCCATGTCCTCCTGCCCGGCGTGCTGCCCGCGCTGCTCAGCGGCTTCACCCTCGCCTTCGCCCGCGCCATCGGCGAGTACGGCTCCGTCGTCTTCATCTCCGGCAACATGCCCATGCGCACGGAGATCGCCCCCCTGCTCATCATCACCCGGCTGGAGCAGTACGACTACGCCGGGGCCACGGCCATCGCCGGGGTGATGCTGGCGGTCTCCTTCGCGCTGCTGCTCGCCGCCAACCTCATCCAGCGCTGGACGAACCGCCGGCTCGAGGCCCGAACCGGATAG
- the cysW gene encoding sulfate ABC transporter permease subunit CysW, with protein sequence MHPTSHTPRRDRRTISSPALLRWLLIGVALVFLGVFLVVPLVAVFTYALQKGVGSYLAAILEPEALSAIRLTLLAAAIAVPLNFVFGLSAAWLIARFRFPGRDVLLTLIDLPFSVSPVIAGLIFVLLFGRQGWLGPWLDAHDIHIIFAVPGIVLATVFVTFPFVVREVLPVMQAQGADEEEAALTLGASGWRTFLRVTLPKVKWGVLYGVLLCNARAMGEFGAVSVVSGHVRGVTNTLPLHAEILYNEYNLAGAFAVASLLTVLALVTLAVKKYVEWKAEVP encoded by the coding sequence ATGCACCCGACCTCGCACACTCCACGCCGCGACAGGCGGACCATCTCGAGCCCGGCGCTCCTGCGCTGGCTGCTCATCGGCGTGGCGCTCGTCTTCCTCGGGGTCTTCCTCGTCGTCCCGCTGGTGGCCGTCTTCACCTACGCCCTGCAGAAGGGCGTGGGCAGTTACCTGGCGGCCATCCTGGAGCCGGAGGCGCTGAGCGCCATCCGCCTCACGCTGCTGGCGGCCGCCATCGCCGTGCCCCTCAACTTCGTCTTCGGGCTCTCCGCCGCGTGGCTCATCGCCCGCTTCCGCTTCCCCGGCCGGGACGTGCTCCTCACGCTCATCGACCTGCCCTTCAGCGTGTCGCCCGTCATCGCGGGGCTCATCTTCGTCCTGCTCTTCGGCCGGCAGGGGTGGCTGGGCCCGTGGCTGGACGCGCACGACATCCACATCATCTTCGCCGTGCCCGGCATCGTGCTGGCCACCGTGTTCGTCACCTTCCCCTTCGTCGTGCGCGAGGTGCTGCCCGTCATGCAGGCGCAGGGCGCCGACGAGGAGGAGGCCGCCCTCACCCTGGGGGCCAGCGGCTGGCGCACCTTCCTGCGCGTCACGCTGCCCAAGGTGAAGTGGGGCGTGCTCTACGGCGTGCTGCTGTGCAACGCGCGGGCGATGGGCGAGTTCGGCGCCGTGTCCGTCGTCTCCGGCCACGTGCGCGGGGTGACCAACACGCTGCCGCTGCACGCGGAGATTCTCTACAACGAGTACAACCTCGCCGGTGCCTTCGCCGTGGCCTCGCTGCTCACGGTGCTCGCGCTGGTGACGTTGGCCGTCAAGAAGTACGTCGAGTGGAAGGCCGAGGTCCCATGA
- a CDS encoding sulfate/molybdate ABC transporter ATP-binding protein, which produces MSVIVEQLTKRFTTGGTPAVSDVSFHAPSGAITTLLGPSGAGKSTLLRLIAGLELPDSGSVRIEGVDCTHLPVQQRGIGVVFQSYALFKHMTVRQNIAFGLETRRMPRADVEARVDEMLRLIQLEDLGKRYPTQLSGGQRQRVAFARALAIRPKLLLLDEPFGALDSRVRVELREWLHSLHEQTGVTTLLVTHDQEEALEISQHVVVLSDGRVAQAGPPEDIYDRPATPFVASFVGGTSVLRGHVRSGRAEVGSLVVQAPNSAREGEAVHAFVRPHDIKIAKPPQGTTGPVTGRVERLKSVGGYVKVLLKLPTGETVTVEVPRSEFENLGVVEGDRVHADVRTATVFLGDFAI; this is translated from the coding sequence ATGAGTGTCATCGTCGAGCAGCTCACCAAGCGCTTCACCACCGGGGGGACCCCAGCCGTCTCGGACGTGTCGTTCCACGCCCCCTCCGGCGCCATCACCACCCTGCTCGGGCCCTCGGGGGCGGGCAAGTCCACCCTGCTGCGCCTCATCGCCGGGCTGGAGCTGCCGGACTCGGGTTCCGTCCGCATCGAGGGCGTCGACTGTACCCACCTGCCCGTGCAGCAGCGCGGCATCGGCGTCGTCTTCCAGAGCTACGCGCTCTTCAAGCACATGACCGTGCGGCAGAACATCGCCTTCGGGCTGGAGACGCGCCGCATGCCCCGCGCCGACGTGGAAGCGCGCGTGGACGAGATGTTGCGCCTCATCCAGTTGGAGGATCTGGGCAAACGCTACCCCACGCAACTTTCCGGCGGGCAGCGCCAGCGCGTGGCCTTCGCGCGGGCGCTCGCCATCCGCCCCAAGCTGCTGCTGCTGGACGAGCCCTTCGGCGCGCTCGACAGCCGCGTGCGCGTGGAGCTGCGCGAGTGGCTCCACTCCCTCCACGAGCAGACGGGTGTCACCACCCTGCTCGTCACCCACGACCAGGAGGAGGCGCTCGAAATCTCCCAGCACGTGGTCGTGCTCTCCGACGGCCGCGTGGCCCAGGCCGGCCCGCCGGAGGACATCTACGACCGCCCCGCCACCCCGTTCGTCGCCTCCTTCGTGGGCGGCACCAGCGTCCTGCGGGGACATGTCCGCTCGGGCCGCGCCGAGGTCGGCTCCCTGGTGGTGCAGGCCCCCAACAGCGCACGCGAGGGCGAGGCCGTCCACGCCTTCGTCCGTCCCCACGACATCAAGATCGCCAAACCCCCGCAGGGCACCACCGGGCCCGTCACCGGCCGGGTGGAGCGGCTCAAGTCCGTGGGCGGATACGTGAAAGTGCTGCTCAAACTGCCCACCGGGGAAACCGTGACGGTCGAAGTCCCCCGCTCCGAGTTCGAAAACCTGGGAGTGGTCGAGGGCGATCGTGTGCATGCGGACGTAAGGACAGCCACCGTGTTCCTCGGTGATTTCGCTATCTGA
- a CDS encoding DUF2378 family protein, giving the protein MNSNATAAVAKSYDPYDYWEQDLAQRLRLAQPEDSVRGMFANGLLDAVRDLAGDGAVSHCLEASGQSRFVDFFNYPISAHLRVVFTGARFLVPRFGSMEEALRQLGRRSTADFMNSAAGKTMMKLLARGDPKRLVDALPSAYRMSLTFGNHKVEWLGPTSGRYILTRNFIPLPSHEGVLRALLETSNARDIQVRGRQTSGLLDGEYEFSWG; this is encoded by the coding sequence ATGAACAGCAACGCCACCGCGGCTGTCGCCAAGTCGTACGACCCGTACGATTATTGGGAGCAGGATCTCGCGCAGCGGCTGAGGCTGGCACAACCCGAGGACTCCGTCAGGGGCATGTTCGCCAATGGCCTGCTGGACGCGGTGCGCGATCTGGCGGGCGATGGAGCCGTGAGCCACTGCCTCGAGGCGAGCGGACAGTCTCGGTTCGTGGACTTCTTCAACTACCCCATCAGCGCGCACCTCCGGGTCGTCTTCACCGGAGCACGCTTCCTGGTGCCAAGGTTCGGCAGCATGGAGGAAGCGCTGCGTCAACTGGGACGGCGCTCGACGGCCGACTTCATGAACTCGGCGGCGGGCAAGACCATGATGAAGCTGCTGGCCCGGGGAGATCCCAAGCGGCTGGTGGACGCGCTGCCCTCGGCCTACCGGATGTCGCTGACGTTCGGCAACCACAAGGTCGAGTGGTTGGGGCCCACCAGTGGCCGCTACATCCTCACCCGCAACTTCATCCCCCTGCCGAGCCACGAGGGCGTGCTGAGGGCGCTGCTCGAGACGAGCAACGCCCGGGACATCCAGGTGCGTGGGCGGCAGACGTCGGGGCTGCTCGACGGCGAGTACGAGTTCTCCTGGGGCTGA
- a CDS encoding MarR family winged helix-turn-helix transcriptional regulator translates to MKPIDEAGQPSSTDKNKEPQQLGEVLEFMRLLWAVDHGLQSTSKRMEATLGLTGPQRLVLRLVGRFPGITAGRLAQILHVHPSTLTGVLKRMEKRGLLERKSDPLDGRKALFALTESGRAMDVPATGTVEAAVQRALARLPRARLSAAQEVLATLAEELGSGDAPLDNPTGRASHGNNDEAPPATADGEGSTSAKSATR, encoded by the coding sequence ATGAAGCCAATCGACGAGGCCGGCCAGCCGTCCTCCACGGACAAGAACAAGGAACCGCAGCAGCTGGGTGAGGTGCTGGAGTTCATGCGATTGCTGTGGGCCGTGGATCATGGCCTGCAGTCGACCTCGAAGCGAATGGAGGCCACGCTGGGCCTGACGGGCCCGCAGCGGCTGGTGCTCCGGCTGGTGGGACGTTTCCCCGGCATCACCGCGGGACGGCTGGCGCAGATACTCCACGTGCACCCCAGCACCCTCACGGGCGTCCTCAAGCGGATGGAGAAGCGGGGGCTGCTCGAGCGCAAGTCCGACCCGCTCGACGGGCGCAAGGCGCTCTTCGCGCTCACGGAGTCGGGCCGGGCGATGGACGTGCCCGCCACCGGCACCGTGGAGGCGGCCGTGCAGCGGGCGTTGGCCCGCCTGCCACGCGCGCGCCTCTCCGCCGCCCAGGAGGTGCTCGCCACGCTCGCCGAGGAGCTGGGCTCCGGTGACGCCCCGCTCGACAATCCCACCGGTCGCGCCTCGCACGGCAACAACGACGAGGCCCCGCCGGCCACGGCGGACGGAGAGGGCTCCACCTCGGCCAAGAGCGCCACCCGCTGA
- a CDS encoding DUF4175 family protein yields MNLESPQTPGPELSPPPPPPPSAPPREPQEEPRSQGVEKLLAAVRARQRRHLWLQGVLLGLATLLVLAVAGGFLALASPALGRWVMFLSPVAGALVAGAFGVGLSLRTVGDDLRTARLIGERRPELSLDVLAAVELSRERVGQSQHSADLADAFLRQMDLRAEQVDVGTVVDRKRLEHAGLALGGVVLVLAVVLGLAGSHWRVGFTKALESASRMAAAEVREPITGDIELTYRYPAYTGLAPRTVPGTNGEVSAPAGTEVQLKTRSDREVERAELVVNGETLPLTVEGKRELTGSFVAKKAGNYHFVFYDKGRSPIATGPDIPLNVEADANPQVSLLTPAAEIEIDPGQKVTLKYEASDDYGLSGLALVFRTPGAKEETRIPLPREDSRRARNTYTWDLGTLKVQAGDRISYYVEAKDNDAVAGAKRGVSRTQVLRIYSAAEHRRAALEKAEALWGRMVDHLADRLEGPDRERTKDAQKVASAQSVDTAGLTLVGDMRALAQELNRERDVPGELVTALVNIAETLGQKVRATSDFRRIYLRTQARRPSGDDFGTGARLGALVNEEITELEKDILYLESLLDRQKLEALQELAKQLAAERRELANLIEQYKQNPDEQVREQVMQQIQEVRNRIDELMQRMSEMRQGIRDEHLNAEALQEMMKDQDMQSALDDVERLMREGKTDEALAKLQELSMQMDEMLNGLNEAQDEFGDAQHPELAQKFGQFMDDLEKTAQEQQRVADATKALRDQARKQNKDRLSERGKAMKDELQRQLEQVQKSYQELRPEDLSSRASQPLEKAQAELENARNALKVDDYDLAAESAQRASEAAQQLSSFGEQQRALDELYGNPEDVRRQSARLAEELEKDAKTVEDVNRKLQSLFPPPGSQMSQQERQQLQQLAQQQQELEQKAKGLRQQMEEMEQMAPLFGQEAGDQMEQIGERMGEAAQRMQGKDANRGYGEQQAALEGLKQFQQQMKESQRKGGKGRGLPMPMGMGGKREGNGHDPRDKVEIPDEEAYQAPKEFRKDLLDAMKQGAPEKYRDQVKRYYEELVK; encoded by the coding sequence GTGAATCTCGAATCCCCGCAGACCCCAGGCCCGGAGCTCTCCCCTCCGCCTCCCCCACCGCCTTCCGCCCCGCCGCGGGAGCCCCAGGAGGAGCCGCGCTCACAGGGCGTGGAGAAACTGCTCGCCGCCGTGCGTGCGCGCCAACGCCGCCACCTCTGGCTGCAGGGCGTGCTGCTGGGCCTGGCCACGCTCCTGGTGCTGGCGGTGGCCGGCGGCTTCCTGGCGCTCGCCTCCCCGGCACTCGGCCGTTGGGTGATGTTCCTGTCCCCGGTGGCGGGCGCGCTCGTGGCCGGTGCCTTCGGCGTGGGACTCTCGCTGCGCACCGTGGGGGATGACCTCCGCACCGCGCGCCTCATCGGCGAGCGCCGGCCGGAGCTGTCCCTGGACGTGCTCGCCGCGGTGGAGCTGTCGCGCGAGCGCGTCGGCCAGTCCCAGCACTCGGCGGACCTCGCGGACGCCTTCCTGCGGCAGATGGACCTGCGCGCGGAGCAGGTGGACGTGGGCACGGTGGTGGACCGCAAGCGCCTCGAGCACGCGGGGCTCGCGCTGGGCGGCGTGGTGCTGGTGCTGGCGGTGGTGCTGGGCCTGGCGGGCTCGCACTGGCGCGTGGGCTTCACCAAGGCGCTCGAGTCCGCCAGCCGCATGGCCGCGGCCGAGGTGCGCGAGCCCATCACCGGCGACATCGAGCTGACGTACCGCTACCCGGCGTACACGGGGCTCGCCCCGCGCACCGTGCCGGGCACCAATGGCGAGGTGAGCGCTCCGGCGGGCACCGAGGTGCAGCTCAAGACGCGCTCGGACCGCGAGGTGGAGCGCGCGGAGCTGGTCGTCAACGGAGAGACGCTGCCGCTCACCGTGGAGGGCAAGAGGGAGCTGACGGGCTCCTTCGTGGCGAAGAAGGCGGGCAACTACCACTTCGTCTTCTACGACAAGGGCCGCTCGCCCATCGCCACGGGGCCGGACATCCCGCTCAACGTGGAGGCGGACGCCAACCCCCAGGTGAGTCTGCTCACGCCCGCGGCGGAGATCGAAATCGACCCGGGCCAGAAGGTGACGCTCAAGTACGAGGCCAGTGACGACTACGGGCTCAGCGGCCTGGCGCTCGTCTTCCGGACTCCGGGCGCGAAGGAGGAGACGCGCATCCCGCTGCCCCGGGAGGACAGCCGGCGCGCGCGCAACACGTACACGTGGGACCTGGGGACGTTGAAGGTGCAGGCGGGGGATCGCATCTCCTACTACGTCGAGGCGAAGGACAACGACGCGGTGGCGGGCGCCAAGCGGGGCGTCAGCCGCACCCAGGTGCTGCGCATCTACAGCGCCGCCGAGCACCGCCGCGCCGCCCTGGAGAAGGCCGAGGCCCTCTGGGGCCGCATGGTGGACCACCTGGCGGACCGGCTGGAGGGCCCGGACCGGGAGCGGACGAAGGACGCGCAGAAGGTGGCGTCGGCGCAGTCGGTGGACACCGCGGGCCTGACGCTGGTGGGAGACATGCGCGCGCTCGCCCAGGAGCTCAACCGCGAGCGGGACGTCCCCGGGGAGCTCGTCACCGCGCTCGTCAACATCGCCGAGACGCTGGGCCAGAAGGTGCGCGCCACCTCGGACTTCCGGCGCATCTACCTGCGCACCCAGGCGCGCCGGCCCAGTGGCGACGACTTCGGCACCGGGGCCCGCCTGGGCGCGCTGGTGAACGAGGAGATCACCGAGCTGGAGAAGGACATCCTCTACCTGGAGTCCCTGCTGGACCGGCAGAAGCTGGAGGCGCTGCAGGAGCTGGCCAAGCAGCTGGCGGCCGAGCGGCGCGAGCTGGCCAACCTCATCGAGCAGTACAAGCAGAACCCGGACGAGCAGGTACGCGAGCAGGTGATGCAGCAGATTCAAGAGGTGCGCAACCGCATCGATGAGCTGATGCAGCGCATGTCCGAGATGCGCCAGGGCATCCGCGACGAGCACCTCAACGCCGAGGCCCTTCAGGAGATGATGAAGGACCAGGACATGCAGAGCGCGCTCGACGACGTGGAGCGGCTCATGCGCGAGGGGAAGACGGACGAGGCGCTCGCCAAGCTGCAGGAGCTGTCCATGCAGATGGACGAGATGCTCAACGGCCTGAACGAGGCGCAGGACGAGTTCGGCGACGCGCAGCACCCGGAGCTGGCGCAGAAGTTCGGCCAGTTCATGGATGACCTGGAGAAGACGGCACAGGAGCAGCAGCGCGTGGCGGACGCCACCAAGGCGCTGCGGGACCAGGCGCGCAAGCAGAACAAGGACCGGCTGTCCGAGCGCGGCAAGGCGATGAAGGACGAGCTGCAGCGCCAGCTGGAGCAGGTGCAGAAGAGCTACCAGGAGCTGCGGCCCGAGGATTTGAGCAGCCGGGCCTCGCAGCCGCTGGAGAAGGCGCAGGCGGAGCTGGAGAACGCGAGGAACGCGCTGAAGGTGGACGACTACGACCTGGCGGCCGAGTCGGCGCAGCGGGCCTCGGAGGCGGCGCAGCAGCTGTCCAGCTTCGGCGAGCAGCAGCGGGCGCTGGACGAGCTGTACGGCAATCCGGAGGACGTGCGGAGACAGTCGGCGCGGCTGGCGGAGGAGCTGGAGAAGGACGCGAAGACGGTGGAGGACGTGAACCGCAAGCTGCAATCCCTCTTCCCGCCGCCGGGCTCGCAGATGAGCCAGCAGGAGCGGCAGCAGTTGCAGCAACTGGCCCAGCAGCAGCAGGAGCTGGAGCAGAAGGCGAAGGGCCTGCGCCAGCAGATGGAGGAGATGGAGCAGATGGCGCCCCTGTTCGGCCAGGAGGCGGGGGACCAGATGGAGCAGATTGGCGAGCGGATGGGCGAGGCGGCGCAGCGGATGCAGGGCAAGGACGCGAACCGGGGCTACGGGGAGCAGCAGGCGGCGCTGGAGGGGCTGAAGCAATTCCAGCAGCAGATGAAGGAGAGCCAGCGGAAGGGGGGCAAGGGGCGAGGACTGCCGATGCCGATGGGGATGGGAGGAAAGCGGGAGGGCAACGGACACGACCCGCGGGACAAGGTGGAGATTCCGGACGAGGAGGCCTACCAGGCGCCGAAGGAGTTCCGGAAGGATCTGCTGGACGCGATGAAGCAGGGGGCGCCGGAGAAGTACCGGGATCAGGTGAAGCGCTACTACGAGGAGCTGGTCAAGTGA
- a CDS encoding peptidase MA family metallohydrolase, whose translation MTRVASTFSPWERAGVRVFTVVLSVFLATSAYAQDALKSEAKERLGKVEKSLDDWDVPGARRELQALEGIVPEDVEPLKYFQGRVAFEEGRYQEAVELLRGANIEDKPGSYLRLAKETRDIVKDHARAESEHFIFYYPKGKDEVLVPYALETLEAIHRALAEDLGYRPAGKIRVEVVNNARELSKVSTLTYQQIQTTGTIAICKFNKLMVTSPKAVARGYDWQDTLAHEYVHLVVSQMSHNTVPIWLHEGLAKFLESRWRGKPGQAMTPSMLALLGRRVKDDKLIPFEKMHPSIAMLPTAEDAATAFAEVFYAIDYVYTTQGNKGLREIILGLKDGKQDKKAVEGATGMPFGLFEKSWLAHIKKQSFPTELLPREEVVLKENAKEKDEKKKGREISFGDFAEVTEVPARKFAHLGELMRERNRIKAAAEEYAKAHKLVGDKYESVSNKYALALLELRRLDEAEQVLRGSLRVHPGSPSTNVHLGRIYLFRKDYPKAKQSYMEALASDPFDPEIHLALMRIHGALGETALVTRTKAASVVLTGLKAEDVDRVAREFLNQDSELVEGEDFTQGGGKNGAPPKAPAAAPAKDGGAR comes from the coding sequence ATGACCCGGGTTGCGAGCACCTTCTCCCCCTGGGAGAGGGCCGGGGTGAGGGTCTTCACCGTCGTCCTCTCCGTGTTCCTCGCCACGAGCGCGTACGCCCAGGACGCGCTGAAGAGCGAGGCGAAGGAGCGGCTGGGGAAGGTGGAGAAGTCGCTGGACGACTGGGACGTGCCGGGAGCGCGGAGGGAGCTGCAGGCGCTGGAAGGCATCGTCCCGGAGGACGTCGAGCCGCTCAAATACTTCCAGGGGCGGGTGGCCTTCGAGGAGGGGCGCTACCAGGAGGCGGTGGAGCTGCTGCGGGGAGCCAACATCGAGGACAAGCCGGGCAGCTACCTGCGGCTGGCGAAGGAAACGCGCGACATCGTGAAGGACCACGCGCGAGCGGAGAGCGAGCACTTCATCTTCTACTACCCGAAGGGGAAGGACGAGGTGCTGGTGCCCTACGCGCTGGAAACGCTGGAGGCCATCCACCGGGCGCTGGCGGAGGACCTGGGATACCGGCCGGCGGGGAAGATCCGCGTGGAGGTGGTGAACAACGCGCGAGAGCTGTCGAAGGTGAGCACGCTCACCTACCAGCAGATTCAAACGACGGGAACCATCGCCATCTGCAAGTTCAACAAGCTGATGGTGACGAGCCCCAAGGCGGTGGCGAGGGGGTACGACTGGCAGGACACGCTGGCGCACGAGTACGTGCACCTGGTGGTGAGCCAGATGAGCCACAACACGGTGCCCATCTGGCTGCACGAGGGACTGGCGAAGTTCCTGGAGTCGCGCTGGCGGGGCAAGCCGGGACAGGCGATGACGCCGTCGATGCTGGCGCTGCTGGGCCGGCGGGTGAAGGACGACAAGCTCATCCCGTTCGAGAAGATGCACCCGTCCATCGCGATGCTGCCCACGGCGGAGGACGCGGCCACGGCGTTCGCCGAGGTCTTCTACGCCATCGACTACGTGTACACGACGCAGGGCAACAAGGGCCTGCGGGAGATCATCCTCGGGCTGAAGGATGGCAAGCAGGACAAGAAGGCGGTGGAGGGGGCCACGGGCATGCCCTTCGGCCTGTTCGAGAAGTCCTGGCTGGCGCACATCAAGAAGCAGTCCTTCCCCACGGAGCTGCTGCCTCGCGAGGAGGTGGTGCTCAAGGAGAACGCGAAGGAGAAGGACGAGAAGAAGAAGGGGCGGGAGATCTCCTTCGGGGACTTCGCGGAGGTGACGGAGGTGCCGGCGCGCAAGTTCGCGCACCTGGGCGAGCTGATGCGCGAGCGCAACCGCATCAAGGCGGCGGCCGAGGAGTACGCCAAGGCGCACAAGCTGGTGGGCGACAAGTACGAGTCGGTGTCCAACAAGTACGCGCTGGCGCTGCTGGAGCTGCGGCGGCTGGACGAGGCGGAGCAGGTGCTGCGCGGCTCGCTGCGCGTGCACCCGGGCTCGCCGAGCACCAACGTGCACCTGGGCCGCATCTACCTGTTCCGCAAGGACTACCCGAAGGCCAAGCAGTCCTACATGGAGGCCCTGGCGTCGGACCCGTTCGACCCCGAAATCCACCTGGCGCTCATGCGCATCCACGGGGCGCTGGGTGAGACGGCGCTCGTCACGCGCACGAAGGCGGCGAGCGTGGTGCTCACCGGCCTCAAGGCCGAGGACGTGGACCGCGTCGCCCGCGAGTTCCTCAACCAGGACTCGGAGCTGGTCGAGGGTGAGGACTTCACCCAGGGCGGCGGCAAGAACGGCGCCCCTCCCAAGGCACCCGCGGCGGCTCCCGCGAAGGACGGTGGAGCCCGGTAG